One part of the Phragmites australis chromosome 3, lpPhrAust1.1, whole genome shotgun sequence genome encodes these proteins:
- the LOC133912232 gene encoding DNA topoisomerase 6 subunit A3 — translation MSEKKRRAGSDAAGPASSSKRPRASSAASYAESLRSKLRPDASILASLRSLASASSSKSRTAAKSLAEQDPSDPASSYIVVADQDSTSVTSRINRLVLAAARSILSGRGFSFAVPSRAASNQVYLPNLDRIVLLRRESARPFSSVATARKATVTARVLSLVHAVLRRGIHVTKRDLFYTDVKLFGDQSQSDAVLDDVSCMLGCTRSSLHVVASEKGVVVGRLVFADDGDRIDCTRMGVGGKAIPPNIDRVSGIESDALFILLVEKDAAFMRLAEDRFYNRFPCIILTAKGQPDVATRLFLRRLKVELKLPVLALVDSDPYGLKILSVYMCGSKNMSYDSANLTTPDIKWLGVRPSDLDKYRVPEQCRLPMTDHDIKVGKELLEEDFVKQNEGWVKELETMLRTRQKAEIQALSSFGFQYLTEVYLPLKLQQEDWI, via the coding sequence ATGTCGGAGAAAAAGCGCCGCGCCGGGTCGGACGCGGCCGGTCCCGCCTCCAGCTCCAAGCGACCGCGCGCCTCCTCGGCCGCGTCCTACGCCGAGTCCCTCCGCTCAAAGCTCCGCCCCGACGCCTCGATCCTCGCCTCCCTCCGCTccctcgcctccgcctcctcttcTAAATCTAGGACTGCCGCGAAGTCCCTCGCCGAGCAGGACCCATCAGATCCTGCCTCCTCGTACATCGTGGTGGCCGACCAGGACTCCACCTCCGTCACCTCCCGCATCAACCGCCtcgtcctcgccgccgcgcgCAGCATCCTCTCCGGGCGTGGCTTCTCCTTCGCGGTGCCCTCCCGCGCCGCCTCCAACCAGGTCTACCTCCCGAACCTCGACCGCATCGTGCTCCTCCGCCGCGAGTCCGCGCGCCCCTTCTCCAGCGTCGCCACCGCCCGCAAGGCCACCGTCACGGCCCGCGTTCTCTCCCTCGTCCACGCCGTCCTCCGCAGGGGCATCCACGTCACCAAGCGAGACCTCTTCTACACCGACGTCAAGCTCTTCGGCGACCAGTCCCAGTCCGACGCCGTCCTCGACGACGTCTCCTGCATGCTCGGATGCACCCGGTCCTCCCTCCACGTCGTCGCCTCCGAGAAGGGCGTCGTCGTGGGCCGCCTCGTCTTCGCCGACGACGGGGACCGGATCGACTGCACGCGCATGGGCGTCGGCGGGAAGGCCATCCCACCCAACATCGATAGGGTCTCGGGCATCGAGAGCGATGCGCTCTTCATCCTGCTGGTGGAGAAGGACGCCGCATTCATGCGCCTCGCCGAGGACAGGTTCTACAACCGCTTCCCGTGCATCATTCTCACAGCGAAGGGGCAGCCGGATGTAGCCACTCGGCTGTTCCTGCGGCGGCTCAAGGTGGAGCTGAAGCTGCCGGTGCTCGCGCTGGTGGACTCCGATCCATACGGGCTCAAGATCTTGTCAGTGTACATGTGCGGTTCCAAGAACATGTCGTATGACAGTGCCAATCTGACGACGCCGGACATCAAGTGGCTCGGCGTCCGGCCGAGCGACCTCGACAAATACAGGGTGCCGGAGCAGTGCCGACTCCCCATGACCGACCACGATATCAAGGTGGGGAAGGAGCTGCTCGAAGAGGACTTTGTGAAGCAGAACGAGGGCTGGGTAAAGGAGCTAGAGACGATGCTGCGCACCAGGCAAAAGGCTGAGATACAGGCCCTTAGCTCCTTCGGGTTCCAGTACCTCACCGAGGTCTATCTGCCTCTCAAGCTGCAGCAGGAGGATTGGATTTAA